A region of Pyxidicoccus parkwaysis DNA encodes the following proteins:
- a CDS encoding DUF6209 family protein: MSNRIGRPPFSTPVPTPTATTPERAARPASAGKAPLSRTQADGFDSRATPRGASLLTGTSAPASVLPSKAAELQPEVHEASGYEAHFGMGARTARALVEGQGTVALPTGNGRGPSFHAEAGKPLTVTVDPQRISKSAEKAELVWRVAPGGTEVAIPLTDGSRDANGKLNMVPAKIDIPEDAFGTLRLSIRTTSADGRVSNSWDPSSDAAIAPREGAAVVFTDDWKTQVEGKLRAGDKVEIAYDKDRLTALLGGRVPSDVVACVSFNGEPPREVPLTVQPGEGGQPGTMFMPSLQVPIEATEMSLWFKGQGDGNTSYDSSFGQNFKFKVGPARDDADPSWKAELLRSKSFPNLQAEDFVGIGPSSQRYNCIAWTLGIQDQWVWPGTRLEDFDKLYAQHGYQPMSSVDLSNDPNLEKVVVYGLKPKTGSGPIEVTHGALMDEQGRLTSKIGTQPLIRHNSADDLTGPSYGEPVRVYVRPRQPAVSNA, from the coding sequence ATGTCGAACCGCATCGGCCGCCCCCCGTTTTCCACCCCCGTGCCCACGCCGACCGCGACGACGCCCGAGCGCGCCGCGCGCCCGGCCAGCGCGGGGAAGGCCCCGCTCTCCCGCACCCAGGCCGACGGCTTCGACTCGCGCGCCACCCCGCGCGGCGCCTCGCTGCTGACGGGCACGAGCGCCCCGGCCTCCGTCCTCCCCTCGAAGGCCGCCGAGCTCCAGCCCGAGGTCCACGAGGCCAGCGGCTACGAGGCCCACTTCGGAATGGGCGCCCGCACCGCGCGCGCCCTCGTCGAGGGCCAGGGCACGGTGGCACTGCCCACGGGCAACGGCCGGGGCCCCTCGTTCCACGCGGAGGCCGGCAAGCCGCTGACGGTGACGGTGGACCCGCAGCGCATCTCCAAGTCCGCCGAGAAGGCTGAATTGGTGTGGCGCGTGGCGCCGGGCGGGACGGAAGTCGCAATCCCTCTCACGGACGGCTCGCGAGATGCGAATGGCAAGCTGAACATGGTGCCCGCGAAGATCGACATCCCCGAGGACGCGTTCGGCACGCTCCGCCTCTCCATCCGCACCACCAGCGCGGACGGCCGGGTGTCCAACTCGTGGGACCCCAGCTCCGACGCGGCCATTGCCCCGCGCGAGGGCGCCGCCGTCGTCTTCACCGACGACTGGAAGACCCAGGTCGAGGGGAAGCTGCGCGCGGGCGACAAGGTGGAGATTGCGTACGACAAGGACCGGCTCACCGCGCTGCTCGGCGGCAGGGTGCCTTCGGACGTCGTCGCGTGCGTGTCCTTCAACGGCGAGCCTCCCAGGGAAGTGCCGCTCACCGTGCAGCCGGGCGAGGGTGGCCAGCCGGGGACGATGTTCATGCCCTCGCTCCAGGTGCCCATCGAGGCGACGGAGATGTCCCTCTGGTTCAAGGGCCAGGGCGACGGCAATACGAGCTACGACTCGTCCTTCGGGCAGAACTTCAAGTTCAAGGTGGGCCCCGCGCGCGACGACGCGGACCCGTCGTGGAAGGCGGAGCTGCTGCGCAGCAAGAGCTTCCCCAACCTCCAGGCGGAGGACTTCGTCGGCATCGGCCCGTCGTCGCAGCGCTACAACTGCATTGCCTGGACGCTCGGCATCCAGGACCAGTGGGTGTGGCCGGGCACGCGCCTGGAGGACTTCGACAAGCTCTACGCGCAGCACGGCTACCAGCCGATGTCCTCGGTGGACTTGAGCAACGACCCCAATCTGGAGAAGGTCGTCGTCTACGGGCTGAAGCCGAAGACGGGCTCGGGGCCGATTGAAGTCACGCACGGCGCGCTCATGGACGAGCAGGGCCGCCTGACGAGCAAGATTGGCACCCAGCCGCTCATCCGCCACAACAGCGCTGACGACCTCACCGGTCCTTCGTATGGTGAGCCGGTGCGCGTCTACGTCCGTCCCCGTCAGCCCGCGGTGAGCAACGCATGA
- a CDS encoding acyl-CoA dehydrogenase family protein produces the protein MTSPLPHAASAHAEASSHPLLSAAEAMFPRLSARSEEIENARRLPPDLAAELARDGYFRMMIPEALGGLELHPAVSFQVMESIAKADGSTGWCVMIGAATALTAAWMFEPAARAIFTRPDVITGGVAAPIGRAEHVEGGYRLSGRWPWASGAQHCHWLVGGAIVTEGGKPRMVREGVPEMRSFFFPAERAVLHDTWFAQGLCGTGSVDMEAKDVFVPDEYTFSLSGQAPRIARPLYGYAFGLLGMGISAVALGIARRAIDELMSLAGRKTLMLERRLLSARPAAQEAIADAEATVRSARAFMLEALNTIHAESTRGPVSVRTRAELRLAMTHATRSAARAVDRMYEAAGGTAVFRASPLQRCFRDVHTATQHAMVSPATLELTGGLLLGLELPTFTL, from the coding sequence ATGACGAGCCCGCTCCCGCATGCCGCCTCCGCCCACGCCGAAGCCTCTTCGCACCCGCTGCTGTCCGCAGCCGAGGCGATGTTCCCGCGACTGTCCGCGCGCTCCGAAGAAATCGAGAACGCGCGCCGGCTGCCGCCGGACCTCGCCGCCGAGCTGGCCCGGGATGGCTACTTCCGCATGATGATTCCTGAGGCCCTCGGCGGACTGGAGTTGCACCCGGCCGTGTCCTTCCAGGTGATGGAGTCCATCGCGAAGGCGGACGGCTCCACCGGCTGGTGCGTGATGATTGGCGCCGCCACCGCGCTGACGGCCGCGTGGATGTTCGAGCCCGCGGCCCGCGCCATCTTCACCCGCCCGGATGTCATCACCGGCGGCGTCGCCGCGCCCATCGGTCGCGCCGAGCATGTCGAGGGTGGCTACCGTCTCTCCGGCCGCTGGCCCTGGGCGAGCGGCGCGCAGCACTGTCACTGGCTGGTGGGAGGCGCCATCGTGACGGAGGGCGGCAAGCCCCGCATGGTGCGCGAGGGCGTGCCGGAGATGCGCTCGTTCTTCTTCCCCGCGGAGCGCGCGGTGCTGCATGACACGTGGTTCGCCCAGGGCCTGTGCGGCACGGGCAGCGTCGACATGGAGGCGAAGGACGTCTTCGTGCCGGACGAGTACACGTTCTCCCTCTCGGGACAGGCACCGCGCATCGCGCGTCCGCTGTATGGCTATGCCTTCGGACTGCTGGGCATGGGCATCTCCGCCGTGGCGCTCGGCATCGCCCGTCGCGCCATCGACGAGCTGATGTCCCTGGCGGGCCGCAAGACGCTGATGCTGGAGCGCCGCCTGCTCTCCGCGCGCCCGGCCGCGCAGGAAGCCATCGCCGACGCCGAGGCCACCGTGCGCTCCGCTCGCGCCTTCATGCTGGAGGCCCTGAACACCATCCACGCCGAGTCCACGCGAGGCCCCGTCTCCGTGCGCACCCGCGCGGAATTGCGACTGGCCATGACGCACGCCACCCGGAGCGCCGCGCGCGCGGTGGACCGCATGTACGAGGCCGCGGGAGGCACCGCCGTCTTCCGCGCCAGCCCGCTGCAGCGCTGCTTCCGCGACGTCCACACCGCCACCCAGCACGCCATGGTGTCCCCGGCGACTCTGGAGCTCACCGGAGGGCTGTTGCTGGGCCTGGAGCTGCCCACGTTCACCCTTTGA
- a CDS encoding DUF4476 domain-containing protein — protein sequence MNHLTRALLASTLFLSSAAFAQDAEMNMNIQVDDSDMPSANIQVKGMGPDGETQGVDMKVQAGGARVGVEMNVQGGETRSSERVERHERHERRERREEPRYEEPQAMPARAPAYEPAFRDCGTGEDSGCTTRRDGQFAMDAETFSGVMKSLKSTANELTREEMAEKMFRRNYLTAKQFGQVLDLFKNELTRLDVAKNAAPHVVNPQHALGFSSKWKNSLTGDEYVEVMTAQ from the coding sequence ATGAATCATCTGACTCGCGCCCTGCTTGCCTCGACGCTGTTCCTCTCCTCCGCCGCCTTCGCGCAGGACGCGGAGATGAACATGAACATCCAGGTCGACGACTCGGACATGCCCTCGGCCAACATCCAGGTGAAGGGCATGGGCCCCGACGGCGAGACGCAAGGCGTGGACATGAAGGTCCAGGCCGGCGGAGCGCGAGTAGGCGTCGAGATGAACGTCCAGGGAGGCGAGACGCGGTCCTCCGAGCGCGTCGAGAGGCACGAGCGCCACGAGCGCCGCGAGCGCCGCGAGGAGCCCCGGTACGAGGAGCCCCAGGCGATGCCCGCGAGGGCCCCCGCTTACGAGCCTGCCTTCCGCGACTGTGGCACCGGCGAGGACTCGGGCTGTACCACGCGGCGTGACGGCCAGTTCGCGATGGACGCGGAGACCTTCAGCGGCGTCATGAAGTCCCTCAAGAGCACGGCCAACGAGCTCACCCGCGAGGAGATGGCCGAGAAGATGTTCCGCCGGAACTACCTCACCGCGAAGCAGTTCGGCCAGGTGCTGGACCTGTTCAAGAACGAGCTCACCCGCCTGGACGTGGCGAAGAACGCGGCGCCCCACGTGGTGAACCCGCAGCACGCGCTGGGCTTCTCCTCCAAGTGGAAGAACTCCCTCACGGGCGACGAGTACGTCGAGGTCATGACCGCCCAGTAG
- a CDS encoding M23 family metallopeptidase — protein MNPKLFSSAALLPLVLTACGAPFNDTPTKALGQQAQPELVDSVAETCITPDPSGYESISTVYGGALEEWRESVDAMPASATKTDLQNRMLTALKSPYAAFATPAEAQAFLRGIRTPLPLKLPFTANSPYIAGTEVNLGHAWRYNGGGIHRGLDISRDNTPDDKDPSFDVLAVADGKVIAVYFDGPPGGGGNTIVIEHTGANGKKIYSFYMHLRNGRAHDVAAVKALTCPVGDTECSGYKLMAQNYPNHPSWGTDSDTITVVPGQWVTQGQKIAKSGNTMTASPFAADGKPASNHARNHLHVYIAVPTPTDPKVVVEVDPYGVYEKQSSGCYADFQPTYYPRLWLPHYPDFHNVTWDTFVEQPEYYSGMSYRPQTLSFYEQSGVLKVAGSYQYSSDKNWGVQAGLDSAGFDTVVEQWRQAGYVPRETRIRIDGAGNARYSTLFGKLRTNESTRFEHRLTQASLDSLYTTYVVNAGWRVEDIFPYREAGVQYYAVLFSNSDSTRWLRYSATQAYAESEIASLPAQGLHVENIVADPTVSPPRFAYIANDASGCTPHVYVNAAMSTYQTAHNTESAMGYSLKKVQVYNNGANFTAIFDKGSGTCQ, from the coding sequence ATGAACCCAAAACTGTTTTCTTCCGCGGCGCTTCTCCCACTCGTCCTCACCGCGTGTGGAGCTCCTTTCAACGACACTCCAACCAAGGCCCTGGGCCAGCAGGCACAGCCCGAATTGGTCGACTCGGTTGCCGAGACCTGCATCACCCCGGACCCCTCCGGCTACGAGTCCATCAGCACGGTCTACGGCGGCGCGCTGGAGGAGTGGCGCGAGTCCGTGGATGCCATGCCGGCCTCCGCCACGAAGACGGACCTGCAGAACCGGATGCTCACCGCCCTGAAGAGCCCGTACGCGGCCTTCGCCACCCCCGCCGAGGCGCAGGCGTTCCTGCGCGGCATTCGCACTCCGCTGCCGCTGAAGCTGCCCTTCACCGCGAACTCGCCGTACATCGCCGGCACCGAGGTGAACCTGGGCCATGCCTGGCGCTACAACGGCGGTGGCATCCACCGCGGCCTGGACATCAGCCGCGACAACACGCCCGACGACAAGGACCCCAGCTTCGACGTGCTGGCCGTCGCGGACGGCAAGGTCATCGCCGTCTACTTCGACGGGCCCCCGGGCGGTGGCGGCAACACCATCGTCATCGAGCACACCGGCGCCAACGGGAAGAAGATTTATAGCTTCTACATGCACCTGCGGAACGGCCGCGCCCACGACGTGGCCGCCGTGAAGGCCCTGACGTGCCCCGTGGGGGACACTGAGTGTTCGGGCTACAAGTTGATGGCGCAGAACTACCCGAACCACCCGTCGTGGGGCACCGACAGCGACACCATCACCGTCGTGCCGGGCCAGTGGGTGACGCAGGGTCAGAAGATTGCGAAGTCCGGCAACACGATGACGGCCAGCCCCTTCGCGGCGGACGGCAAGCCCGCGAGCAATCACGCCAGAAACCACCTGCACGTGTACATCGCCGTGCCCACGCCCACGGACCCGAAGGTCGTCGTGGAGGTGGACCCCTACGGCGTCTACGAGAAGCAGTCCTCCGGCTGCTACGCCGACTTCCAGCCCACGTACTACCCGCGCCTGTGGCTGCCGCACTACCCGGACTTCCACAACGTCACCTGGGACACCTTCGTCGAGCAACCCGAGTACTACAGCGGCATGAGCTACCGGCCGCAGACGCTCAGCTTCTACGAGCAGAGCGGCGTGCTGAAGGTGGCGGGCTCGTACCAGTACTCCAGTGACAAGAACTGGGGCGTGCAGGCCGGCCTGGACAGCGCGGGCTTCGACACGGTGGTGGAGCAGTGGCGGCAGGCCGGCTACGTGCCGCGCGAGACGCGCATCCGCATCGATGGGGCCGGCAATGCCCGCTACAGCACCCTCTTCGGCAAGCTGCGCACCAACGAGTCGACGCGCTTCGAGCACCGGCTGACGCAGGCCAGCCTGGACTCGCTCTACACGACGTACGTGGTGAACGCGGGCTGGCGCGTGGAGGACATCTTCCCGTACCGCGAGGCGGGCGTGCAGTACTACGCGGTGCTCTTCAGCAACTCCGACAGCACGCGCTGGCTGCGCTACAGCGCGACGCAGGCGTATGCCGAGTCGGAGATTGCCTCGCTGCCCGCGCAGGGGCTGCACGTGGAGAACATCGTCGCGGACCCCACCGTCAGCCCGCCGCGCTTCGCGTACATCGCCAATGACGCCAGCGGCTGCACGCCCCACGTCTACGTCAACGCCGCCATGTCCACGTACCAGACGGCGCACAACACCGAGTCCGCCATGGGGTACAGCCTGAAGAAGGTGCAGGTGTACAACAACGGCGCCAACTTCACGGCCATCTTCGACAAGGGCAGCGGCACCTGCCAGTAG
- a CDS encoding LysM peptidoglycan-binding domain-containing protein encodes MSLQDSYKDVLDVAKTVGAQVEPREENGKLIIKGKVGYAFDRDRIWDQIKAKHSNWQNEIMVMLDVTHNDPYGVYTVKSGDTLSKLAKDIYGDMKLYPKIFELNKDQLKNPDTIKVGQVLKLPPKSIANA; translated from the coding sequence ATGAGCCTGCAGGACAGCTACAAGGACGTTCTGGATGTCGCGAAGACCGTGGGTGCCCAGGTCGAGCCTCGCGAGGAGAACGGCAAGCTCATCATCAAGGGGAAGGTGGGCTACGCGTTCGACCGCGACCGCATCTGGGACCAGATCAAGGCGAAGCACTCGAACTGGCAGAACGAAATCATGGTGATGCTCGACGTGACGCACAACGACCCGTATGGCGTCTACACCGTCAAGTCGGGCGACACGCTGAGCAAGCTCGCCAAGGACATCTACGGGGACATGAAGCTCTACCCGAAGATTTTCGAGCTCAACAAGGACCAGCTCAAGAACCCCGACACCATCAAGGTCGGCCAGGTCCTCAAGCTGCCGCCCAAGTCCATTGCCAACGCCTGA
- a CDS encoding flavin monoamine oxidase family protein, with protein MELTRRELVAAFLGSAVAASACKRVAPREPVPGAIVDRAVDTGHKLRGGPLPRADVLEPVDVLVVGAGIAGLSAAWRLAGAGLKGVRVLELEAEAGGTSRSGHNAVSAYPWGAHYLPAPLEDRGPVVRLLREMGAVTGTDSEDHPTFEETLLIHEPEERLFYRGHWYEGLYLRAGASPQDVAELERFDARMNAFAAARDAKGRKAFAVPSALSSDDAEWTALDGLSMAAWLTREGFTSARLKWLVDYACRDDYGTTSEHVSAWAGIWYFAARQDGKGERSEGFLSWPEGNGRLVKQLQSALPPAAVERNVLVHTVEPNEHGCRVDALEAGTGKPRSFQARQVVLACPRFVAAHVVAPWRQQRPEWLGAFTYGPWVVANLTLSSPPRSRGFPLAWDNVFYESRSLGYVVATHQQLRQDERGPTVLTWYLPMSGADAKAEREKALSASYADWEALVMADLLPAHPGIAEQAQRLEVQRWGHAMVRPSPGFMWSAAKQAARESLGRSLHFAHTDLGGMALFEEANWFGVKAAERVLAELGRREASWL; from the coding sequence GTGGAACTGACGCGGCGGGAGCTGGTGGCCGCGTTCCTCGGCTCGGCGGTGGCTGCCAGTGCGTGCAAGCGCGTGGCGCCTCGTGAGCCCGTGCCCGGTGCCATCGTCGACCGCGCGGTGGACACGGGACACAAGCTGCGCGGTGGGCCGCTGCCTCGCGCGGACGTGCTGGAGCCGGTGGATGTGCTCGTCGTGGGCGCGGGCATCGCGGGGCTGTCCGCGGCGTGGCGCCTCGCGGGCGCGGGCCTGAAGGGCGTGCGCGTCCTGGAATTGGAGGCCGAGGCGGGTGGCACGTCGCGCTCCGGCCACAACGCCGTGTCCGCGTATCCGTGGGGCGCGCACTACCTGCCCGCGCCGCTGGAGGACCGGGGCCCCGTGGTGCGGCTGCTCCGTGAGATGGGCGCCGTCACCGGCACCGACTCGGAAGACCACCCCACCTTCGAGGAGACGCTGCTCATCCACGAACCGGAGGAGCGCCTCTTCTACCGGGGCCACTGGTACGAAGGCCTCTACCTGCGCGCGGGAGCGAGCCCGCAGGACGTCGCGGAGCTGGAGCGCTTCGACGCGCGGATGAACGCCTTCGCCGCCGCGAGAGATGCGAAGGGACGCAAGGCCTTCGCCGTGCCCTCCGCGCTGTCCAGCGACGACGCGGAGTGGACGGCGCTCGACGGGCTCAGCATGGCCGCGTGGCTCACGCGCGAGGGCTTCACGTCCGCCCGCCTGAAGTGGCTGGTGGACTACGCCTGCCGCGACGACTACGGCACCACGTCCGAGCATGTCTCCGCCTGGGCCGGCATCTGGTACTTCGCCGCGCGGCAGGACGGAAAGGGCGAGCGCAGCGAGGGCTTCCTGTCCTGGCCCGAGGGCAATGGCCGGCTGGTGAAGCAGCTCCAGTCCGCGCTGCCGCCCGCCGCCGTCGAGCGCAACGTGCTGGTGCACACCGTGGAGCCCAATGAGCACGGCTGCCGCGTGGACGCGCTCGAAGCCGGCACGGGAAAGCCACGCTCCTTTCAGGCTCGGCAGGTGGTGCTGGCCTGCCCGCGCTTCGTCGCGGCGCACGTCGTGGCCCCGTGGCGCCAGCAGCGCCCCGAGTGGCTCGGCGCCTTCACCTACGGGCCCTGGGTGGTGGCCAACCTGACGCTGTCCTCGCCGCCGCGCTCGCGGGGCTTCCCGCTGGCCTGGGACAACGTCTTCTACGAGAGCCGCAGCCTGGGCTACGTCGTCGCCACGCACCAGCAGCTCCGCCAGGACGAGCGCGGCCCCACCGTCCTCACGTGGTACCTCCCCATGTCCGGCGCGGACGCGAAGGCGGAGCGCGAGAAGGCGCTGTCCGCGAGCTACGCGGACTGGGAGGCGCTCGTCATGGCGGACCTGCTGCCGGCGCACCCGGGCATCGCCGAGCAGGCGCAGCGGCTGGAAGTCCAGCGCTGGGGCCACGCCATGGTGCGGCCCTCTCCTGGCTTCATGTGGAGCGCGGCGAAGCAGGCGGCCCGCGAGAGCCTGGGGCGCAGCCTGCACTTCGCGCACACGGACCTGGGCGGCATGGCCCTCTTCGAGGAGGCCAACTGGTTCGGCGTGAAGGCCGCGGAGCGCGTCCTCGCGGAGCTGGGACGGCGCGAGGCGAGCTGGCTGTGA
- a CDS encoding polyamine aminopropyltransferase, with protein MNKTLLYITVLVIATCGLIYELVVGALASYLLGDSITQFSTVIGGYLFAMGIGSYLSRYIERGVAQRFVEVELAVALLGGLCAPLLFLTFTLTSLFQVALYGSVIAIGTLVGLEIPLLLRILKDQLKFKDLVSQVLSLDYLGALAASVAFPLLLVPKLGLVRTSLLFGILNAGVGLWSTWLLAPLLGNPLRLRVKAVVLTVFLLAGFALGDRLTTFYEDQLYADDVVHASSSPYQRIILTRGKRGFSLFLNGNLQFASIDEYRYHESLVHPAMVRAGKVERVLILGGGDGLAAREVLRHPEVRSVTLVDLDPAITGLATSFNELVKLNRHSMTDPKMRVLNTDAMRFLAEGDEQYDVVVVDFPDPNNFALGKLYTTGFYKLLKKRLAPDGVAVVQSTSPLFARRSFWCVEQTLKAAGFWTQPYHALVPSFGEWGYVLVAHEAPARHRALPEGLQFLDESTLDSLTQFPPDMGPVPAEVNRLNNQVLVHYYEEEWRRWN; from the coding sequence GTGAACAAGACGCTGCTGTACATCACCGTCCTCGTCATCGCGACGTGCGGGCTCATCTACGAGCTCGTCGTCGGGGCGCTCGCGAGCTACCTGCTCGGGGACTCCATCACCCAGTTCTCCACCGTCATCGGCGGCTACCTGTTCGCCATGGGCATCGGCAGCTACCTGTCGCGCTACATCGAGCGCGGGGTGGCGCAGCGCTTCGTGGAGGTGGAGCTGGCCGTGGCGCTGCTGGGCGGCCTGTGCGCGCCGCTGCTGTTCCTCACCTTCACGCTGACCAGCCTGTTCCAGGTGGCGCTGTACGGCAGCGTGATTGCCATTGGCACGCTGGTGGGGCTGGAGATTCCGCTGCTGCTCCGCATCCTGAAGGACCAGCTCAAGTTCAAAGATTTGGTCAGCCAGGTGCTGTCGCTGGACTACCTGGGCGCGCTGGCGGCGAGCGTCGCGTTTCCGCTGCTCCTGGTGCCCAAGCTGGGGCTGGTGCGCACGTCGCTGCTGTTCGGCATCCTGAATGCGGGCGTGGGGCTGTGGAGCACGTGGCTGTTGGCGCCGCTGCTCGGCAACCCGCTGCGGCTGCGCGTCAAGGCGGTGGTGCTGACGGTGTTCCTGCTGGCGGGCTTCGCGCTGGGGGACAGGCTCACCACGTTCTACGAGGACCAGCTCTACGCGGACGACGTGGTGCACGCGTCCAGCTCGCCGTACCAGCGCATCATCCTGACGCGCGGCAAGCGGGGCTTCTCGCTGTTCCTCAATGGCAATCTCCAGTTCGCGAGCATCGACGAGTACCGGTACCACGAGTCGCTGGTGCATCCGGCCATGGTGCGGGCGGGGAAGGTGGAGCGGGTGCTCATCCTCGGCGGTGGGGACGGGCTGGCCGCGCGCGAGGTGCTGCGTCACCCGGAGGTGCGCTCGGTGACGCTGGTGGACCTGGACCCGGCGATTACGGGGCTGGCGACGAGCTTCAACGAGCTGGTGAAGCTCAACAGGCACTCGATGACGGACCCGAAGATGCGGGTGCTGAACACGGATGCCATGCGCTTCCTCGCGGAAGGGGACGAGCAGTACGACGTGGTGGTGGTGGACTTCCCGGACCCGAACAACTTCGCGCTGGGGAAGCTGTACACGACGGGGTTCTACAAGCTCTTGAAGAAGCGGTTGGCGCCGGACGGGGTGGCGGTGGTGCAGAGCACCAGCCCGCTGTTCGCGCGGCGCTCGTTCTGGTGCGTGGAGCAGACGCTCAAGGCGGCGGGCTTCTGGACGCAGCCGTACCACGCGCTGGTGCCGTCGTTCGGAGAGTGGGGCTACGTGCTGGTGGCGCACGAGGCGCCCGCTCGGCACCGGGCGCTGCCGGAGGGGTTGCAGTTCCTGGATGAGTCCACGCTGGACTCGCTGACGCAGTTCCCTCCGGACATGGGGCCGGTGCCCGCGGAGGTGAACCGGCTGAACAACCAGGTCCTCGTGCACTACTACGAGGAGGAGTGGCGGCGGTGGAACTGA
- a CDS encoding DUF350 domain-containing protein, with protein MLLLGVVVSLEGVLASVIYSLIGLAVFVAGFYVIRLILPFDVNKELEVDQNTALGIVIGSFIIGLAIIVAAAISG; from the coding sequence ATGTTGCTGCTCGGAGTGGTGGTGAGCCTGGAGGGAGTGCTGGCGAGCGTCATCTACTCGCTCATCGGCCTGGCGGTGTTCGTGGCGGGCTTCTACGTCATCCGCCTCATCCTGCCCTTCGACGTGAACAAGGAGCTGGAGGTCGACCAGAACACGGCGCTCGGCATCGTCATCGGCTCCTTCATCATCGGCCTGGCCATCATCGTGGCGGCCGCCATCAGCGGCTGA
- a CDS encoding DUF4178 domain-containing protein produces the protein MTQQGQCPSCGATIEFTAGSAQVVVCAHCQTVVARSGATFEAHGKIGRIVPTDSPLQLGAEGRYARTGYRIIGHLQKDHGAGPWDEWYVEFDDGRTGWISESEGAFHLLFEAGVEEGLPLEGLAPGERLRLRNRAWVIEERGHGRVVSAEGQLPSDVDPTEDSWYVDATGPKGTFLTLDFGTRAQDPEVFTGEALKLEQLGIAASQLRPRAQRVELKQARCTNCNGPLELRAPDKSLRVACPYCGALLDVSQGRLSFLRLLEKPSETPLIPLGAKGTLDGTEWLCIGYLVRSCTVEGVRYPWEEYLLYHPARGFTWLMHSNGHWVFLKPMAAGDVQLVPGVAAFYDRRRYKAFQQVTAVTEAVLGEFYWEVTAGERAKATEYVAPPYSVNVDATEDEVTYTHGEYLAPGVVKDAFGLKESLPKPQGIAPSEPNPHKAGMASTFKWTLMWLLGLFVLAGFFTVRADNRKVLEEAVTVPADAQPGTPTAMHFSEPFELPKRGNMEVEVSSAALDNDWLGIQGDLVNQDTGEVVGFYEELSYYSGTDSDGSWSEGSHSGSTKLSPLPPGKYVLRTTASFDPGPARPRAFNVTLTHDSPNGSWFCVAFILLLVGPAWALFRSHGFETQRWAESNLADSD, from the coding sequence GTGACGCAGCAGGGCCAGTGTCCATCATGCGGCGCGACGATTGAGTTCACCGCCGGCTCGGCGCAGGTGGTGGTGTGCGCGCACTGCCAGACGGTGGTGGCGCGCAGCGGGGCCACCTTCGAGGCGCACGGGAAGATTGGCCGCATCGTCCCCACCGACTCGCCGCTGCAGCTGGGCGCGGAGGGACGCTACGCGCGCACGGGCTACCGCATCATCGGCCACCTCCAGAAGGACCACGGCGCGGGCCCGTGGGACGAGTGGTACGTCGAGTTCGACGACGGCCGCACCGGCTGGATTAGCGAGTCCGAGGGCGCCTTCCACCTGCTCTTCGAAGCGGGCGTGGAGGAGGGGCTTCCGCTGGAAGGGCTGGCGCCCGGTGAGCGCCTGCGCCTGCGCAACCGCGCGTGGGTGATTGAGGAGCGTGGCCATGGGCGCGTGGTGTCCGCGGAGGGACAGCTCCCCAGCGACGTGGACCCCACGGAAGACAGCTGGTACGTGGACGCCACCGGCCCCAAGGGCACCTTCCTCACGCTGGACTTCGGCACCCGCGCGCAGGACCCGGAGGTCTTCACCGGCGAGGCGCTGAAGCTGGAGCAGCTCGGCATCGCCGCCAGCCAGCTCCGCCCGCGCGCTCAAAGGGTGGAGCTGAAGCAGGCGCGCTGCACCAACTGCAACGGCCCGCTGGAGCTGCGCGCGCCGGACAAGTCGCTGCGCGTGGCGTGCCCCTACTGCGGCGCGCTGCTGGACGTCAGCCAGGGGAGGCTGTCCTTCCTGCGCCTCCTGGAGAAGCCCTCCGAGACGCCCCTCATCCCGCTGGGCGCGAAGGGCACGCTGGATGGCACGGAGTGGCTGTGCATCGGCTACCTGGTGCGCTCGTGCACCGTGGAGGGCGTGCGCTACCCGTGGGAGGAGTACCTCCTCTACCACCCGGCGCGCGGCTTCACGTGGCTGATGCACTCCAACGGCCACTGGGTGTTCCTGAAGCCGATGGCCGCCGGTGACGTGCAGCTCGTCCCCGGCGTGGCCGCCTTCTACGACCGCCGCCGCTACAAGGCCTTCCAGCAAGTCACGGCCGTCACCGAGGCGGTGCTGGGCGAGTTCTACTGGGAGGTGACGGCGGGCGAGCGCGCGAAGGCCACCGAGTACGTGGCGCCGCCGTACTCCGTGAATGTCGACGCCACCGAGGACGAGGTGACGTACACCCACGGCGAGTACCTCGCGCCCGGTGTGGTGAAGGACGCCTTCGGGCTGAAGGAGTCCCTGCCGAAGCCTCAGGGCATCGCCCCCAGCGAGCCCAATCCGCACAAGGCGGGGATGGCCTCCACCTTCAAGTGGACGCTGATGTGGCTGTTGGGCCTGTTCGTCCTGGCCGGCTTCTTCACCGTGCGCGCGGACAACCGCAAGGTGCTGGAGGAGGCGGTGACGGTGCCCGCGGACGCGCAGCCCGGCACGCCCACGGCGATGCACTTCAGCGAGCCATTCGAATTGCCCAAGCGCGGCAACATGGAGGTGGAGGTCTCCTCCGCCGCGCTCGACAACGACTGGCTGGGCATCCAGGGCGACCTCGTCAATCAGGACACGGGCGAGGTGGTGGGGTTCTACGAGGAGCTGAGCTACTACAGCGGCACCGACAGCGACGGCTCGTGGAGCGAGGGCTCGCACTCGGGGAGCACGAAGCTGTCCCCGCTGCCGCCGGGCAAGTACGTGCTGCGCACCACGGCGTCCTTCGACCCGGGGCCGGCGCGCCCGCGAGCCTTCAACGTGACGCTCACGCACGACTCGCCCAACGGGAGCTGGTTCTGCGTCGCGTTCATCCTGCTGCTGGTGGGCCCCGCGTGGGCGCTGTTCCGCTCGCACGGCTTCGAAACGCAGCGCTGGGCGGAGAGCAACCTCGCGGACTCGGATTAG